A DNA window from Aureibaculum sp. 2308TA14-22 contains the following coding sequences:
- the gldI gene encoding gliding motility-associated peptidyl-prolyl isomerase GldI, producing MFTKIKNNFSFLSGISLVVLLISCTTPQPRKPVVQKTSSFLQESIERNKIINKVEEKALKALMESDTSKNYISSESGFWYYYNTKNSEVSELPKTGDEVIFTYEIKDINNEVIYTKEELGEKNYLVDKQELITGLQDGLKLIKEGETVTFLFPSHKAYGYSGYQKIKSNEPLICTVTLHKISPANE from the coding sequence ATGTTTACTAAAATAAAAAATAATTTTTCCTTTTTGTCTGGAATTAGTTTAGTTGTTTTGTTAATATCCTGTACAACTCCACAACCTAGAAAACCAGTAGTTCAAAAAACTTCTTCTTTTTTACAAGAATCTATAGAACGTAACAAAATTATCAATAAAGTTGAAGAGAAAGCTCTTAAAGCTTTAATGGAATCAGATACTTCAAAAAATTATATTTCTTCAGAAAGTGGATTTTGGTACTATTACAATACTAAAAATTCTGAAGTGTCAGAATTGCCAAAAACTGGAGATGAAGTAATTTTTACTTATGAAATTAAAGATATAAATAATGAGGTTATTTATACAAAAGAAGAGTTAGGAGAAAAAAATTATCTAGTAGATAAACAAGAGCTTATAACTGGATTACAAGATGGACTAAAATTAATAAAAGAAGGTGAAACGGTTACTTTTTTATTTCCATCTCACAAGGCATATGGATACTCAGGTTATCAAAAAATTAAATCTAACGAACCGTTAATTTGTACGGTTACCTTACATAAAATAAGTCCTGCTAACGAATAA